The genomic window ATTGTGCGGACTATGCACAAAACCCGCAACTGTTGTTTGGCCATATCTTTGGAATAAAAAAGGGTGCTTACACCGGGGCAACACAAGATAGTCAAGGATTGATGGCTAAAGCAGATGGCGGGATCTTATTTCTAGATGAGATCCACCGCTTACCGCCAGAAGGACAAGAGATGCTCTTCACATTTATCGATAAAGGTGTTTATCGTCCTTTAGGTGAAAGCGCTCAAGTCCATGAAGCATCTGTCCAGATCATTGGCGCAACAACAGAATCATCTGAAAGTTTTTTGACTACATTCAATCGTAGGATCCCAATGGCGATCACTTTGCCCAATCTAGCCTCTCGTTCACTCGATGAGCGTTATGAAATCATTTCATTGTTTATCAAACAAGAAGCCAATCGATTGAATCAACGGATCGATATCGAAAAAGAAGCAATTCTAGCCTTCATGTTATACGATGCAGAAGGCAACATCGGCCAAGTAAAACGTGACTTGAAATTAGTCTGTGCCAAGTCTTTCCTCCATTATCGGATGCATCAGGAAGAAAAATTAGTCATTCGTAAAGAAGAGTTGTCCTTACAAGTCCAAAAAGGATTATTACGCATCAAAGAGGTTCCTGAACGATTGGATCGTTTTATGGATAGTAAGAGTCAATACTTGACGTTTGAGCCAGGGTTTGCTGACGTCGTTTGGTCTCGCGATCCAGAAAGAAATATGCAAGTATACAATGACATTGAAGAAAAGGTGATGTCGCTTTCTGAATCAGGCAGAGAAAATATTAATTTAGAATCTTTGATCTCTAAAGATGTCGATGAATATTTCCAAACCTATGTCAAAGAATTGACGAAAAGTACGATCCCGAAAGATTTGATTCCAGAAGACATCTGGCGCTTGACGAATGAGTTGTATGACTTAGCTGAACAAAGACTAGATCGGATCTATAATCAAAAAGCACGCTTTGCATTTGCCTTACATTTACAAAGCACATTGGATCGTGTCAAAGATGGTCATATGATCGTTCACCCTGATTTGAATAATATAAGAAAGAAATTTAAAAAAGAGTTTCAAGTTGCCATCGATTTATCCACGATCATTGAAGAGGATCAACAAGTGGAGATACCTTTTGATGAAATTGGCTTTATCAGTATGTTTCTTTCTATCAATTTAGGCGAAAGTGAGCCAGTTAAAGAAAACAAAGTCGATGTGTTAGTTCTGATGCATGGCAGACAAACCGCTTCAAGCATGCTGGAAATGGCGCAAGATCTTCTCGGAACAACGATTGGTCAAGCGTTCAATATGCCCTTAGAGATGGAAGTCCAATCGATGTATGAAGAAGTATTGCGATATGTAAAAAATCGCCAAAGCAGTTTGACAAATGGATTGATTTTACTAACTGATATGGGGTCGCTCAACACATTCAGTGATCTGATCTATGAAGAAACTGGCATACGTACAAAAGCAATCACGATGACGAGTACCATGATCGTGATCGAAGCCATTCGTATGGCGAATGTTGGCCGAAGCTTAGAAGATATCTACCAAAACATTCAAATGTCATTTGAATCGATCGTTAAGGACCAGTTCAAGATCGAAAACCAAGAGCAGCTCGAACGGAAAAAAGCAGTCATCGTGACTTGTTTTACTGGAGAAGGAGTGGCTGCAAAACTCTATCAACGTATCGTGCCAGTGATCAATCAAGACAAAGTGGAAGTAATCCAAATGCAATTTTTAGAACGAGAATCATTTAAACGGCATATCGATGCATTACTGGAAGAATATGAAATCAAAGCGATTGCAGGAACGGTTGAAGTGGACTACCAAAATATCCCATTCTTTTCTGCCTATGACGTATTTGATGATGATAAACTCAATACATTGAAACGGATTGCAGATGATGAAGTACCAACAGCTAAAATCGTTGATTCGTTAAAAGATTCTTTGAACGCTATTTCATCTGTCGAGCGATTGATCCAATCCCTACAGAAAGCCGTTCAGCAGATCCAGACCGATTTATCGATCATCATTGAGCCTGGGGTAGACACAGGAATCGTGATCCATGTCGCTTTTCTGATCGACGGTCTTATCAAGCATGAAAAATTGCGGACATTCGATGATTTTGCGACTTTTGCGAAAATCTATCGGTTAGAGATGGACATCGTACGAACGAATCTAATCGGGATCGAACGTAAATATGGGGTTAAAATCCCTGAGCATGAAATTGCTTTTATTACACAAATGTTTATAGAGAATAAAATAAAAAAATAATCAACAACGCACAGTGCACACACTAATCGTTAGTGTGTGCACTGTATTTGCTTATTTATAGTTATGAAAACGCTATTTTTGAGATTTAGTGTTTGGCATGCTTCTTGCGTTATAGTTATAGTGTAAAACCAAATTTGAAGGAGTGGAAAAAATGGAGAAAAAAACAATCATGTTAGTATGTTCTGCAGGAATGAGTACAAGTTTATTGGTAACAAAAATGCAAAAAGCAGCAGAAGAAAAAGGAATGGACGCAGATATCTTCGCGGTTTCAGCTTCAGATGCTGACAATAACCTTGAAGCTAAAAATGTGGACGTATTATTACTTGGACCACAAGTTCGTTTTATGAAAGCACAATTTGAACAAAAATTAGCACCAAAAGGAATTCCATTAGATGTGATCAACATGCAGGATTATGGCATGATGAACGGCGCGAAAGTACTTGAGCAAGCTGAAAAATTAATGAAATAATCAATTGGAAAGCTGGAGGTAGAATAGTGGAAGATCAACAGAATCTAGAAGCCATCATGGGATTGATCATGTATGGCGGAAATGCAAAAAGCGATGCAATGGAAGCGATTGCGGCTGCGAAAAAAGGCGACTTCGATTTAGCGGAACAAAAAATCCGTGATGCTGAAGCCTCTCTTGTCGAAGCGCATCATTCTCAAACTCAAATGCTCACACAAGAAGCACAAGGAAATCATATGCAAGTGACACTGTTGACGGTGCATAGTCAGGATCATTTGATGACATCGATCGCATTCACAGACCTTGCAAAAGAGATCATTGATTTATATCGTAGAACTTACGTTGAATAACTAAGACCCTTCTTTTTTGAACGGAAGAAGAAAAAAATTTTTGAACGGATTTTTTTTAATTTGATATAAGGAGTTATTCTTTATATAAAAAAACTTATAGGAGGAAGTAATAATGAATGGATTAACAAGTTGGATGGAAAAATACATCCTTCCAGTTGCCGGAAAAATCGGCGCGCAAAAGCACTTAGTGGCATTGCGTGACGCTTTTATCGGTACAATGCCTGCAACAATGGCTGGATCAGTAGCTGTAATGATCAATGCAATTATTCGTGATTTACCACAGCAATTTATTAGTACGTATGCTGACAGCTTAGCAGCAGACAAAGGTTTTTTTGCCGTATTGAATGTGATCATCGGCATCAATGGGTTCGTTTGGAATGGGACATTAGCAATTGCCGGACTGATCTTTGCCTTCTCATGGGGATATAATCTAGCCCGTGCATATGGCGTCAATGACTTAGCTGGAGGGATCGTTGGGTTAGCAACACTGATTCAAGGAATCGCTTTTGGCCCGTCATTATCAGCTGCGTTAAATGTCAATGTACCGCAAAATGTTGCAGACGCGATCAATGGTTCAGAAATTGGCGCAACGATTGCTGATGGTACACTATCAGTTGGTTTATGGGGTTGGTTGAAACTAGATCATTTAAATGGTAACGCCTACTTTACAGTAATGATCATGGGCGCAATCTCGGTTATTATTTTCTGTAAATTGATGCTTGCAAATATTACGATCAAAATGCCAGATTCAGTACCACCGGCAGTTTCTAAAGCATTTGCAGCAATTTTACCAGCAACGATTTCATTATATGTCATCGCTATCATTAATTATGTTGTTGGACGTGTTGCGGATGGTCAATTGATCATTGATTTAGTACAAAAATATATTGCAGAACCATTCTTGGGCTTGTCACAAGGTATCGGCGCAGTATTGATCGTTACAATTTTCGTTCAGATTTTCTGGTTCTTTGGTATCCATGGCCCGAACGTATTGGCACCAGTATTAGAAGGTATTTGGGGTCAAGCACAATTGATCAATATCGATATCTTCCAAAAAGGTTACAATGGTAAAACAGGAACTCCCGCAGTATTGGATGCGATCGAAGATGGTAAAGCATACATGTGGGTACGTGGTTCATTTGATGCATTTGCATGGTTTGGCGGATCAGGTGGTACAATCGTTCTATTGATTGCTATCTTACTATTATCAAAACGCGCAGACTACTTGACTGTAGCAAAACTTTCGATTGGACCTGGTATCTTCAATATCAATGAACCAGTTATGTTCGGTTTACCAATCGTCTTGAATGCGATCATGTTCATCCCATTCTTAGTTGCACCAGTTGTTGCGACAACCATCGGATGGGTAGCAACTTATCTAGGATTAGTCGCACCGGTGTCCCAACAAGTAACTTGGGTCGTCCCACCGTTCTTGCTATCATTCCTTGCAACAGGAGCAGACTGGCGGGCACCGATCGTTACATTAGTATGTATGGTCGTGACCTTCTTGATCTGGGCACCATTCGTCATGTCGGCGAATAAGATGGATCCAGCAGCAGGGGAGCCAAAATAATCTGCTAAAAGGAGTAGGGGCTATGGGCGATGACGATCCGTCAAATCCCTAGCCCTCACTTCATTCAGAAGGAAATCGAGTGAATATGTATAGAAACTAGAAGAATAAAACCAATAGAAAAAGAAAAGAGGAAAACAAATGATTTCAATAGCTAGTGCGATGCAACAAGATGCAATCAAAGAATTATTAGAAGGATACAATGAAGACGGCATGTCCTTTACATTCAAAGAAAAACAAGGAATCAAATTATTCTTTGAAACAAGTGCAGAAGATAAAGAAGCAGCTGCAAAAACAGCAAAAGAATTAATCAAAGCTCAACCATGGGGCACGGTATTATATTTCCAAGCAGCAGCAGTCTAAGAAACAAGATAAGGGTGGTTCAAATGATAAAAAATGGATTGTTTTTATGTAGTATTGGTTCACTGATCATACTATATAGTTTAAATCCCGGAACACAACAATATGATATTTATAGTATGGTCACTGGGTTGTTTTTTGCAGGACTAGGAATCTACTTCTTTTTAAAAGGTAAGAAAAAAGAAGAAGCAAAGGAGAAAAAGAACTAATGGAAATCGTTAAAACACTAAATATTCCGGCATCGTTTTTCTATGATAAAGTGATGGATTCTGTTCTTTTCGATGTCCGTAAAGCCACTGGGAAATCAGTGACACGCAAACAGTTAAAGAATCTTGAATACATCAAACAATTCTCTCAAAATAATCGTGCACGCATTATAATTGAGGAAGTCATTGATAACCAATCT from Enterococcus sp. DIV1094 includes these protein-coding regions:
- a CDS encoding sigma 54-interacting transcriptional regulator — encoded protein: MNERQEEILDLLTENHQGLTATDVAKQLEIDRSNASRYLSDLYKAHYIVKSTGRPVVYSMPPKKTASDKVHVDASTQVTFETLVGENESLKVSIQQAKAAILYPPRGLHTIIFGETGTGKSMFAECMYHFAIDSEMLSPDAPFISFNCADYAQNPQLLFGHIFGIKKGAYTGATQDSQGLMAKADGGILFLDEIHRLPPEGQEMLFTFIDKGVYRPLGESAQVHEASVQIIGATTESSESFLTTFNRRIPMAITLPNLASRSLDERYEIISLFIKQEANRLNQRIDIEKEAILAFMLYDAEGNIGQVKRDLKLVCAKSFLHYRMHQEEKLVIRKEELSLQVQKGLLRIKEVPERLDRFMDSKSQYLTFEPGFADVVWSRDPERNMQVYNDIEEKVMSLSESGRENINLESLISKDVDEYFQTYVKELTKSTIPKDLIPEDIWRLTNELYDLAEQRLDRIYNQKARFAFALHLQSTLDRVKDGHMIVHPDLNNIRKKFKKEFQVAIDLSTIIEEDQQVEIPFDEIGFISMFLSINLGESEPVKENKVDVLVLMHGRQTASSMLEMAQDLLGTTIGQAFNMPLEMEVQSMYEEVLRYVKNRQSSLTNGLILLTDMGSLNTFSDLIYEETGIRTKAITMTSTMIVIEAIRMANVGRSLEDIYQNIQMSFESIVKDQFKIENQEQLERKKAVIVTCFTGEGVAAKLYQRIVPVINQDKVEVIQMQFLERESFKRHIDALLEEYEIKAIAGTVEVDYQNIPFFSAYDVFDDDKLNTLKRIADDEVPTAKIVDSLKDSLNAISSVERLIQSLQKAVQQIQTDLSIIIEPGVDTGIVIHVAFLIDGLIKHEKLRTFDDFATFAKIYRLEMDIVRTNLIGIERKYGVKIPEHEIAFITQMFIENKIKK
- a CDS encoding PTS sugar transporter subunit IIB, with protein sequence MEKKTIMLVCSAGMSTSLLVTKMQKAAEEKGMDADIFAVSASDADNNLEAKNVDVLLLGPQVRFMKAQFEQKLAPKGIPLDVINMQDYGMMNGAKVLEQAEKLMK
- a CDS encoding PTS lactose/cellobiose transporter subunit IIA, translating into MEDQQNLEAIMGLIMYGGNAKSDAMEAIAAAKKGDFDLAEQKIRDAEASLVEAHHSQTQMLTQEAQGNHMQVTLLTVHSQDHLMTSIAFTDLAKEIIDLYRRTYVE
- a CDS encoding PTS sugar transporter subunit IIC; translated protein: MNGLTSWMEKYILPVAGKIGAQKHLVALRDAFIGTMPATMAGSVAVMINAIIRDLPQQFISTYADSLAADKGFFAVLNVIIGINGFVWNGTLAIAGLIFAFSWGYNLARAYGVNDLAGGIVGLATLIQGIAFGPSLSAALNVNVPQNVADAINGSEIGATIADGTLSVGLWGWLKLDHLNGNAYFTVMIMGAISVIIFCKLMLANITIKMPDSVPPAVSKAFAAILPATISLYVIAIINYVVGRVADGQLIIDLVQKYIAEPFLGLSQGIGAVLIVTIFVQIFWFFGIHGPNVLAPVLEGIWGQAQLINIDIFQKGYNGKTGTPAVLDAIEDGKAYMWVRGSFDAFAWFGGSGGTIVLLIAILLLSKRADYLTVAKLSIGPGIFNINEPVMFGLPIVLNAIMFIPFLVAPVVATTIGWVATYLGLVAPVSQQVTWVVPPFLLSFLATGADWRAPIVTLVCMVVTFLIWAPFVMSANKMDPAAGEPK
- a CDS encoding DUF3188 domain-containing protein, which gives rise to MIKNGLFLCSIGSLIILYSLNPGTQQYDIYSMVTGLFFAGLGIYFFLKGKKKEEAKEKKN